A portion of the Juglans microcarpa x Juglans regia isolate MS1-56 chromosome 1D, Jm3101_v1.0, whole genome shotgun sequence genome contains these proteins:
- the LOC121241487 gene encoding tryptophan N-monooxygenase CYP79A68-like gives MFYSFLFLITMGDVNHGYGSSEKIMLPMRLTLISALLTTLIILFPLILFKWKPHGKTFKQTPALPPGPTPWPIVGNLPEMWRNKPAFRWIHGLLESLNTEIACIRLGGVHVIPVTSPELAREFLKKHDIVFASRPLFLSNKYATRGFKSTALVPWGDQWKKMKKLVASDIINSKTTRWLLNKRTEEADNLVRFIYNQCKNAAIDGLTDDQSISGSVVDVRLVARHYCGNVIRKMIFNRRYFGKGKKDGGPGVEEEQHIESLFTILVHLNAFALSDYLPCLTALDLDGHGKIVSEAMKIVTSYEDPVVDERLRQWREGEKTEAEDLLDAFILAKDSNGKAAFSAEEIKAQITELMLATVDNPSNCIEWTLAEMLNQPELLQKAVEEIDRVVGKKRWVEESDIPQLNYVKACAREGFRLHPIAPFNVPHVSMQDATVAGYFIPKGSHVILSRYGLGRNPRVWKEPLRFKPDRHLKKKEEGSSMADYQEVELAEHELRFISFSTGRRGCMGIALGSAMTVMLLARLLQGFSWSLPPNQEEIDLSETMNELFMAKPLHAHANPRLAASLYPA, from the exons ATGTTTTATTCCTTCCTATTCTTAATTACCATGGGGGACGTCAACCATGGTTATGGCTCCTCAGAAAAAATCATGTTGCCGATGCGCTTAACCTTGATCTCTGCCTTGCTTACCACGctcattattctttttcctctcatATTATTCAAGTGGAAACCCCATGGAAAAACCTTCAAGCAAACTCCAGCGCTCCCACCGGGCCCAACTCCGTGGCCAATAGTTGGAAACCTCCCAGAAATGTGGAGGAATAAGCCAGCATTTCGGTGGATACATGGCCTTCTGGAATCACTCAATACGGAAATCGCTTGTATACGTCTAGGTGGTGTTCATGTTATTCCGGTAACTTCACCGGAACTTGCCCGGGAGTTCTTGAAAAAACACGATATCGTGTTTGCATCAAGACCTCTTTTTTTGTCGAATAAATATGCTACTCGCGGCTTTAAGTCGACAGCTTTGGTGCCGTGGGGAGATCAatggaagaagatgaaaaagttggTGGCTTCTGACATAATTAACTCAAAAACAACTCGGTGGCTACTCAATAAAAGGACCGAAGAAGCTGATAATCTTGTTCGTTTCATTTATAATCAATGTAAGAATGCTGCGATTGACGGCCTTACTGATGATCAGTCAATTAGTGGTTCAGTTGTGGACGTGAGACTTGTTGCACGTCATTACTGTGGAAATGTCATTAGGAAGATGATATTCAACAGAAGGTACTTTGGCAAAGGAAAGAAGGATGGAGGACCTGGAGTTGAGGAAGAACAACACATTGAATCACTTTTCACCATACTCGTCCACCTTAATGCATTTGCTTTATCAGATTACTTGCCATGCTTAACAGCGCTAGATTTAGATGGTCATGGGAAGATTGTAAGTGAGGCTATGAAGATCGTTACTAGTTATGAAGATCCGGTCGTTGATGAGAGACTACGGCAATGGAGAGAAGGGGAGAAGACGGAGGCCGAGGACTTGCTCGACGCTTTCATTTTGGCAAAGGATTCTAATGGGAAAGCAGCTTTTTCAGCGGAAGAGATCAAAGCACAAATCACG GAACTGATGCTTGCAACAGTGGATAATCCTTCCAACTGCATAGAGTGGACACTAGCAGAAATGCTCAACCAACCGGAGCTCCTCCAAAAAGCTGTTGAAGAAATTGACAGGGTAGTGGGAAAGAAGAGATGGGTTGAAGAATCCGATATTCCACAGCTGAATTATGTCAAGGCTTGTGCAAGGGAAGGTTTCCGGCTTCACCCAATTGCACCATTTAACGTCCCCCATGTCTCAATGCAAGACGCGACTGTGGCTGGCTATTTTATCCCGAAAGGAAGTCATGTCATCTTGAGCCGATATGGTCTCGGCCGCAACCCTCGCGTTTGGAAAGAACCCTTGAGGTTCAAACCAGATCGACAtctgaagaagaaggaggagggaTCGTCGATGGCCGATTATCAGGAGGTGGAACTTGCAGAGCATGAGCTGCGCTTCATTTCGTTCAGTACGGGAAGGCGAGGTTGCATGGGCATCGCGCTCGGCTCTGCCATGACTGTGATGCTTTTGGCAAGGCTTCTTCAAGGATTTTCATGGAGTTTGCCACCAAACCAAGAGGAGATTGACCTCTCTGAGACCATGAATGAACTTTTCATGGCCAAACCCTTACACGCACATGCAAACCCACGTCTGGCGGCTTCACTTTATCCcgcttaa